In the genome of Raphanus sativus cultivar WK10039 chromosome 4, ASM80110v3, whole genome shotgun sequence, one region contains:
- the LOC108855726 gene encoding E3 ubiquitin-protein ligase WAVH1, which produces MISGWRRAFCTSIPKERHHDNDNDNGVLDSPEDDQRFRHKPSCKFGFFSTPTTPRSVSGTYSLRCRTSASTSVATATPSPSLPSTPKLTCRTTTAESTPTRNSSSLVSSPSSFSLLKSKLRFNKAKSGNKCGICSQSVKPGQGTAIFTAECSHTFHFPCVTSRAAADNNRLVTCPVCGSSLLPETRNYGKPDSQTGRETNRLRVYNDDEPLISSPMSPAGFHTILESDENEDSEFTGFSVNTPSPLTAKLSTDHSLRNVEVTLSPESAIVAAVKGYETYSVVMKVKSPPFTTARRLPVDLVIVLDVAGRRIESLKRTMRLLISNLKETDRLSIVAFSSSSKRLLPLRRMTANGRRSARRIVDIISVSGSGAGIACNGGGMSAIDALKKAVKVLEDRRQKNPFAAVFVLTDRQAHQTQLAHSKIPVVWLGAWDHAVSEDEFARSINGYLSLSVQDLCLNLGLVSGSGQGEITAVYSLSGRPAWLGTGSVRLGDMYAGEERALLVEIKAPVSSSSTASRSHRILSVRSRYVDPTTQEIGNPEDRALLIPYPLTVRSSSNPNIARLRNLHVSTRAVAESRRLIERNNYSGAERLLTSARALLVQYGLSSSDTCLRGLDAEVADLNGVRARHLTSSTESLEPLTPTSAWKAAERLAKVAKMRKHMNRVSDLHGFENARF; this is translated from the coding sequence ATGATAAGCGGCTGGAGAAGAGCCTTCTGCACTTCCATACCCAAAGAGAGACACCACGACAACGACAACGACAACGGTGTTCTTGATTCACCGGAAGATGATCAACGTTTCCGACACAAACCCTCGTGCAAGTTCGGTTTTTTCTCAACTCCAACCACCCCTCGCTCTGTTTCCGGCACCTACAGCCTCCGTTGTCGGACTTCCGCATCCACCTCCGTCGCCACCGCTACACCTTCTCCCTCTCTTCCCTCAACTCCAAAGCTAACGTGCAGAACAACCACCGCCGAATCAACTCCGACGAGAAACAGTAGTAGCCTCGTCTCTTCTCCGTCGAGCTTCTCCCTCCTCAAATCAAAACTCCGATTCAACAAGGCGAAGAGCGGCAACAAATGTGGAATCTGCTCACAGAGCGTGAAGCCAGGTCAAGGCACGGCGATTTTCACGGCGGAGTGCTCGCACACGTTTCATTTCCCCTGCGTGACGTCACGTGCAGCAGCGGATAATAACCGGCTAGTCACGTGTCCAGTTTGTGGATCTTCGCTTTTGCCTGAAACTCGAAATTACGGTAAACCGGATTCTCAAACCGGTCGAGAGACTAACCGGTTAAGAGTTTACAACGACGACGAGCCTTTGATTTCATCCCCGATGTCTCCCGCCGGTTTCCACACGATACTTGAGTCTGACGAAAACGAAGACAGCGAGTTCACTGGATTCTCCGTTAATACGCCGTCACCTTTAACGGCGAAGCTATCAACGGATCATTCCTTAAGAAACGTGGAGGTTACGCTCTCGCCGGAATCCGCGATCGTTGCGGCGGTGAAAGGCTACGAGACTTACTCCGTCGTCATGAAGGTGAAATCACCACCGTTCACGACGGCGCGTAGGTTACCGGTGGATTTGGTTATCGTTTTAGACGTGGCCGGGAGGAGGATAGAATCGCTGAAGCGAACGATGAGGCTCCTGATTTCGAATCTCAAGGAGACGGATCGTTTATCGATCGTCGCGTTTTCGTCTAGCTCGAAGCGGTTGTTGCCGTTGCGGAGGATGACGGCGAACGGGAGGAGATCGGCAAGAAGAATCGTGGATATCATATCCGTCTCCGGCTCCGGCGCCGGGATAGCTTGTAACGGCGGAGGAATGAGCGCGATCGACGCGTTGAAGAAGGCGGTGAAGGTGTTAGAGGATCGCCGGCAGAAAAACCCTTTCGCCGCCGTCTTCGTTTTAACGGACCGTCAAGCCCATCAGACTCAGTTGGCCCATTCTAAAATCCCCGTCGTGTGGCTCGGCGCGTGGGATCACGCGGTTTCGGAGGACGAGTTTGCGAGAAGTATCAACGGTTATTTGAGTTTGTCTGTTCAGGATCTCTGTTTGAACCTCGGGTTGGTTTCTGGGTCGGGTCAGGGAGAGATTACGGCCGTCTACTCTCTTTCGGGTCGACCCGCTTGGCTTGGAACCGGTTCGGTCCGGTTAGGTGATATGTACGCTGGAGAAGAGAGGGCGCTGCTCGTGGAAATCAAAGCGCCGGTTAGTTCTTCTTCCACTGCGAGTAGGTCCCACAGAATCCTGTCCGTTCGATCTCGTTACGTGGACCCCACTACTCAAGAGATAGGGAACCCGGAAGATCGGGCGCTTCTGATTCCTTATCCTTTAACCGTACGATCATCGTCCAATCCGAACATCGCAAGGCTCAGAAACCTCCACGTCAGCACCCGAGCCGTTGCGGAGTCTCGGCGGCTTATAGAGCGCAACAATTACTCCGGAGCTGAGAGATTGCTGACGTCAGCTCGAGCCTTGCTGGTGCAGTACGGCTTGAGCTCGAGTGATACGTGCTTACGTGGCTTAGACGCTGAGGTTGCGGATCTTAACGGTGTGAGAGCAAGACACTTGACGTCATCAACGGAGAGTTTGGAGCCGCTTACTCCAACGTCGGCTTGGAAAGCGGCGGAGAGATTGGCTAAAGTGGCGAAGATGAGAAAACATATGAACAGAGTCAGTGACTTGCATGGGTTCGAAAACGCTAGATTTtag